The following proteins are encoded in a genomic region of Takifugu rubripes chromosome 9, fTakRub1.2, whole genome shotgun sequence:
- the e2f4 gene encoding transcription factor E2F4 isoform X2, whose product MMELESASNRGELGAVGDSLQPQTPSRHEKSLGLLTTKFVTLLQEAKDGVLDLKAAADTLAVRQKRRIYDITNVLEGIGLIEKKSKNSIQWKGVGPGCNTREIADKLIDLKAELDDLALREHELDQQRVWVQQSIKNVTDDSNNSPLAYVKHEDLCGAFKGDTLLAIRAPIGTQLEVPIPESIPNGQRKYQIHLKSSTGPIEVLLVNKDPSSASPVVLPVPPPDEILQSLPTPALTPASQPSVSQVLKSAAAASVKPAPVAAAIPPVPSTDAPSSSPLAPATETPVAATQQLLSSASLDGSASSSASAVFEPVKSDPSELLDFPKELSDMFDPTKEISGDLLEDLMSSEVFSPLLRLSPPPSDHDYIYNLDETEGLCDLFDVPILNL is encoded by the exons ATGATGGAGCTGGAATCGGCCAGTAATAGAGGCgaactgggagctgtgggggaCTCGCTGCAACCGCAGACCCCCAGTAGACACGAGAAAAGTCTGGGGCTGCTCACCACGAAGTTTGTGACTTTATTACAGGAGGCAAAGGACGGAGTGTTGGACCTGAAAGCG GCAGCCGACACGCTGGCAGTCCGACAGAAACGACGCATCTACGACATCACCAATGTGTTGGAGGGAATTGGATTGATTGAGAAGAAGTCTAAGAACAGCATCCAGTGGAA GGGTGTAGGCCCAGGCTGCAACACCAGAGAAATAGCAGATAAGCTGATAGATCTCAAGGCTGAGCTGGATGACCTCGCTCTCAGGGAACACGAGCTGGACCAGCAGAGAGTCTGGGTCCAGCAAAGCATCAAAAATGTCACAGATGACTCCAACAACAGTCC TTTGGCATACGTGAAGCACGAAGACCTTTGTGGCGCTTTCAAAG GAGACACCCTGCTGGCAATCCGGGCTCCTATTGGTACACAACTAGAAGTTCCCATACCGGAATCT ATTCCCAACGGGCAGAGGAAGTACCAGATCCACCTGAAAAGCTCGACCGGTCCCATTGAGGTTCTACTGGTCAACAAAGACCCATCCAGTGCCTCCCCAGTTGTGCTGCCAGTTCCCCCCCCAGATGAAATCCTCCAAAGCCTCCCAACGCCAGCGCTGACGCCGGCCTCCCAGCCCTCCGTGTCCCAG GTATTGAAATCAGCCGCAGCAGCTTCTGTAAAACCCGCCCCCGTGGCCGCGGCCATCCCGCCGGTCCCGTCTACAG ACGCCCCCAGCAGCTCGCCTCTCGCTCCAGCCACGGAGACGCCGGTAGCCGCCACTCAGCAGCTCCTGTCCTCGGCCTCGTTGGACGGATCCGCGTCCTCTTCAGCTTCTGCCGTGTTTGAACCGGTCAAGTCGGATCCCTCCGAGT TGTTGGACTTTCCAAAAGAACTTTCCGACATGTTTGATCCCACGAAAG AGATCAGCGGAGACCTGTTGGAGGACTTGATGTCATCAGAAG TCTTCTCGCCTCTCCTTCGTCTGTCGCCGCCACCCAGCGACCACGACTACATATACAACCTGGACGAGACGGAAGGCCTGTGCGACCTTTTCGACGTCCCCATCCTCAACCTCTGA
- the ferry3 gene encoding ferry endosomal RAB5 effector complex subunit 3 has product MKKSKCKTSSSSEKEFVFEFKAGKHNCVLKVPLQFPAQENINDLHGRLMLLHKIPCYIENELKSALSDFIDRETTLDYDREAEQALQRLTMGDVDVNQLTDAWARSYVETTLEHARPEEPSWDEDFADVYHELIHSPASDTLLNLEHNYFVSISELISERDMEIKKLQERQTSEMDKVMHELGNTLSDQDVNAVASQHFDAQQVLENKWASELKQVTEIQKQEYQEWVVKLHQDLQKSTNSSKINEEIMVQSGQLSELTDSGSRVFEEQPLLEESFTIHLGAQLKTMHNLRLVRADVLDFCKHRRHGSSGTKLRRLQTALSLYSSSLCGLVLLVDNRVNSYSGIKRDFATVAKECTDFHFLCLEEQLEEVQQVLLYARAQRSSKHKEQPEISRNGGDDKSKALERNPSNISPGEFYVSRHSNLSEVHVVFHLCVDDNVRSGNITARDPAIMGLRNILKVCCTHDVTTITVPLLLVHDMSEEMTIPWCLKRAELVFKCVKGFMMEMASWDGGISRTVQFLVPKSISEEMFYQLSNMLPQIFRVSSTLTLTSKH; this is encoded by the exons ATGAAGAAGAGCAAATGCAAAACAAGCAGTTCATCCGAGAAGGAGTTTGTGTTTGAATTCAAGGCAGGGAAACACAACTGTGTCCTCAAAGTGCCTCTACAGTTCCCTGCTCAAGAGAACATCAATGATCTGCACGGACGCCTCATGCTGCTGCACAAAATACCCTGTTACATAGAAAACG AACTGAAATCTGCTCTTTCCGACTTCATCGACCGGGAGACGACGCTGGATTATGACAGAGAAGCGGAGCAGGCCCTGCAGAGACTCACGATGGGAGATGTAGACGTCAACCAGCTCACCGATGCCTGGGCCAGGTCCTACGTGGAG ACTACGCTGGAGCACGCCCGGCCCGAAGAGCCCAGCTGGGATGAGGACTTTGCCGACGTCTACCACGAGTTAATCCACTCCCCTGCCTCGGATACCCTCCTCAATCTGGAGCACAACTACTTTGTAAGCATCTCCGAGCTCATCAGCGAGAGGGACATGGAGAtcaagaagctgcaggagag GCAAACCAGCGAGATGGACAAGGTGATGCACGAGCTGGGCAACACGTTGTCTGACCAGGATGTGAACGCGGTGGCCTCGCAGCATTTTGATGCACAGCAG GTGTTGGAGAACAAGTGGGCCAGTGAGCTGAAGCAAGTGACCGAGATTCAGAAGCAGGaatatcaggagtgggtcgtcAAGCTGCACCAGGATCTGCAGAAatccaccaacagcagcaaaattAA TGAGGAGATTATGGTGCAGTCGGGCCAGCTGTCAGAACTTACGGATTCTGGCTCCAGGGTGTTTGAGGAGCAGCCTTTGTTGGAGGAGAGTTTCACCATACATCTAG GGGCGCAACTGAAGACGATGCACAACCTGCGGCTCGTCCGGGCAGACGTGCTGGACTTCTGTAAGCACCGGCGCCACGGGAGCAGCGGAACGAAGCTGAGGCGTCTGCAGACGGCCCTCTCCCTCTACTCCTCCTCGCTTTGTGGCCTGGTGCTGTTGGTGGACAACAGAGTCAACTCCTACAGCGGCATCAAGAGAG ACTTTGCGACTGTGGCGAAGGAGTGCACAGACTTCCATTTTCtctgcctggaggagcagctggaggaggtgcagcaggtgtTGCTCTACGCCAGAGCTCAGCGGAGCAGCAAGCACAAAGAGCAACCTG AGATTTCAAGGAACGGAGGTGATGATAAGAGCAAAGCGCTGGAACGAAACCCGTCCAACATCTCGCCAG GTGAGTTTTACGTCTCGCGGCACTCGAACCTGTCGGAGGTCCACGTCGTCTTCCACCTGTGCGTGGACGATAACGTGCGTTCGGGGAACATCACGGCGAGGGATCCCGCCATCATGGGCTTGAGAAACATCCTGAAGGTCTGCTGCACCCACGACGTCACCACCATCACCGTTCCCCTGCTGCTGGTCCACGACATGTCAGAG GAGATGACCATTCCGTGGTGTCTGAAGAGGGCCGAGCTGGTCTTCAAATGTGTCAAAG gtTTTATGATGGAAATGGCCTCATGGGATGGAGGCATATCACGGACGGTTCAGTTTCTGGTGCCAAAG AGCATCTCGGAGGAAATGTTCTACCAGCTGAGCAACATGTTGCCTCAGATCTTCCGCGTGTCctccaccctgaccctcacgTCGAAGCACTGA
- the e2f4 gene encoding transcription factor E2F4 isoform X1, with the protein MMELESASNRGELGAVGDSLQPQTPSRHEKSLGLLTTKFVTLLQEAKDGVLDLKAAADTLAVRQKRRIYDITNVLEGIGLIEKKSKNSIQWKGVGPGCNTREIADKLIDLKAELDDLALREHELDQQRVWVQQSIKNVTDDSNNSPLAYVKHEDLCGAFKGDTLLAIRAPIGTQLEVPIPESVGYIPNGQRKYQIHLKSSTGPIEVLLVNKDPSSASPVVLPVPPPDEILQSLPTPALTPASQPSVSQVLKSAAAASVKPAPVAAAIPPVPSTDAPSSSPLAPATETPVAATQQLLSSASLDGSASSSASAVFEPVKSDPSELLDFPKELSDMFDPTKEISGDLLEDLMSSEVFSPLLRLSPPPSDHDYIYNLDETEGLCDLFDVPILNL; encoded by the exons ATGATGGAGCTGGAATCGGCCAGTAATAGAGGCgaactgggagctgtgggggaCTCGCTGCAACCGCAGACCCCCAGTAGACACGAGAAAAGTCTGGGGCTGCTCACCACGAAGTTTGTGACTTTATTACAGGAGGCAAAGGACGGAGTGTTGGACCTGAAAGCG GCAGCCGACACGCTGGCAGTCCGACAGAAACGACGCATCTACGACATCACCAATGTGTTGGAGGGAATTGGATTGATTGAGAAGAAGTCTAAGAACAGCATCCAGTGGAA GGGTGTAGGCCCAGGCTGCAACACCAGAGAAATAGCAGATAAGCTGATAGATCTCAAGGCTGAGCTGGATGACCTCGCTCTCAGGGAACACGAGCTGGACCAGCAGAGAGTCTGGGTCCAGCAAAGCATCAAAAATGTCACAGATGACTCCAACAACAGTCC TTTGGCATACGTGAAGCACGAAGACCTTTGTGGCGCTTTCAAAG GAGACACCCTGCTGGCAATCCGGGCTCCTATTGGTACACAACTAGAAGTTCCCATACCGGAATCTGTAGGTTAT ATTCCCAACGGGCAGAGGAAGTACCAGATCCACCTGAAAAGCTCGACCGGTCCCATTGAGGTTCTACTGGTCAACAAAGACCCATCCAGTGCCTCCCCAGTTGTGCTGCCAGTTCCCCCCCCAGATGAAATCCTCCAAAGCCTCCCAACGCCAGCGCTGACGCCGGCCTCCCAGCCCTCCGTGTCCCAG GTATTGAAATCAGCCGCAGCAGCTTCTGTAAAACCCGCCCCCGTGGCCGCGGCCATCCCGCCGGTCCCGTCTACAG ACGCCCCCAGCAGCTCGCCTCTCGCTCCAGCCACGGAGACGCCGGTAGCCGCCACTCAGCAGCTCCTGTCCTCGGCCTCGTTGGACGGATCCGCGTCCTCTTCAGCTTCTGCCGTGTTTGAACCGGTCAAGTCGGATCCCTCCGAGT TGTTGGACTTTCCAAAAGAACTTTCCGACATGTTTGATCCCACGAAAG AGATCAGCGGAGACCTGTTGGAGGACTTGATGTCATCAGAAG TCTTCTCGCCTCTCCTTCGTCTGTCGCCGCCACCCAGCGACCACGACTACATATACAACCTGGACGAGACGGAAGGCCTGTGCGACCTTTTCGACGTCCCCATCCTCAACCTCTGA
- the elmo3 gene encoding engulfment and cell motility protein 3, which translates to MPQQKDIVKIAIQMPGALPQLIQLDQKKPLSAVIKEVCDGWNLPGPENYALQYADGVQTYITESNRLDIKNGYILRLTKAPGRCAEDLYKGIQSSDSGVRCDSLKELASVSTDVTFAQEFISRDGHLVLVKIVEESNESNVIMTHTLTAFMELMDHGIVSWENLSSVFIKKIAGFVNAKPADASIQQVSLDILESMVLSSHGLFLQVKQEVTMERLIAHLQVTNQQIQTKAMALLMALLQTAGDSDRQEIFAFMSKKNLRQYIYKNIIHSSGSVQDEMAHYLYVLQSITLNHLEKRMMVPLDCYNQEQRDVLHGLRQLAFECESESSLSHERRRSLCAKEFKKLGFSNNSNPGQDLVRTPPGLLALDTMYYFARRYPDAYSRFVLENSSREDKHECPFARSSIQLTLILCEILRIGETPSETGSDYHPIFFNQDRLLEELFCVCIQLLNKTWKEMRATQEDFDKVMQVVREQITRTLSSKPTSLELFKNKVNTLNYSEILKLRQTERLHQEETLAPPVLELKERLKPELLELIRQQRLHRLCHGTTFRKISSRRRQDKLWYCRLSPNHKMLHYGDLEDDVDNPPIETLQEKIPVADIKGLLTGKDCPHMKENKGKQNKEVLDLAFSITYDVEEYSLNFIAPSRTDFCLWTDGLNVLLGREMSSESMHSELEILLSMEIKLRLLDLENVPIPDSAPLVPKPPSNFNFCYDFSQTEQ; encoded by the exons ATGCCACAGCAGAAGGACATAGTGAAGATAGCCATCCAGATGCCTGGGGCCTTACCTCAGCTCATACAGCTGGACCAg AAAAAGCCTCTTTCTGCTGTGATCAAGGAAGTGTGTGATGG CTGGAATCTCCCCGGGCCCGAGAACTACGCTCTGCAGTACGCCGACGGGGTTCAAACATACATCACCGAATCG AACCGCCTGGACATCAAGAACGGCTACATTTTGCGCCTGACCAAGGCACCG GGCCGCTGTGCTGAGGACCTGTACAAGGGCATCCAGAGCTCGGACTCGGGCGTGCGCTGCGACTCGCTGAAGGAGCTGGCCAGCGTTTCCACGGACGTGACCTTTGCGCAGGAGTTCATCAGCCGAGACGGACACTTGGTGCTGGTCAAGATCGTGGAGGAGTCCAACGA GAGTAACGTGATCATGACCCACACCCTGACCGCCTTCATGGAACTGATGGATCACGGGATCGTTTCCTGGGAGAACCTCTCGTCTGTCTTCATCAAGAAG ATTGCCGGCTTCGTTAATGCCAAACCTGCCGATGCCTCCATACAGCAGGTGTCCCTGGACATCCTGGAGAGCATGGTGCTGAGTAGCCATGGTCTGTTCCTGcaggtcaaacaggaagtaacgaTGGAACGGCTCATCGCCCACCTCCAAGT GACAAACCAGCAGATTCAGACCAAAGCTATGGCGCTGCTgatggcgctgctgcagacggCCGGGGACTCAGACAGACAG GAAATATTTGCATTCATGAGTAAGAAGAATCTCCGCCAGTACATTTACAAA AACATCATCCACAGTTCTGGCTCCGTCCAGGACGAGATGGCCCACTACCTGTACGTCCTGCAGTCCATTACGTTGAACCACCTGGAAAAACGCATGATGGTGCCCTTGGACTGTTACAACcag gagCAGCGAGACGTCCTTCACGGTCTACGCCAGCTCGCGTTCGAATGCGAGAGCGAGAGCAGCCTGAGCCACGAAAGGCGCCGCTCCCTCTGCGCCAAAGAGTTCAAGAAGTTGGGCTTCTCC AACAACAGCAACCCCGGCCAGGATTTGGTACGAACCCCCCCGGGTCTCCTGGCTCTGGACACCATGTATTATTTTGCCAGGCGCTACCCCGACGCCTACAGTCGG TTTGTGTTGGAAAACAGCAGCCGAGAAGACAAACACGAGTGTCCCTTCGCCAGGAGCAGCATCCAGCTCACACTCATCCTCTGTGAAATCCTTCGTATCGGAGAGACCC CCTCGGAGACGGGATCGGACTACCACCCCATCTTCTTCAACCAGGAtcggctgctggaggagctcttCTGCGTCTGCATTCAGCTTCTCAACAAGACCTGGAAAGAAATGAGAGCCACCCAGGAAGACTTTGACAAG GTGATGCAGGTGGTGAGGGAGCAGATCACCAGGACGTTGTCCAGCAAGCCCACGTCCCTGGAGCTGTTCAAGAACAAGGTCAACACGCTCAACTACAGCGAGATCCTCAAGCTGCGGCAGACGGAGCGGCTGCACCAGGAAGAGACTCTGGCTCCGCCCGTACT ggagctgaaggagcgtCTGAagccggagctgctggagctgatccGCCAGCAGAGGCTCCACAGGTTGTGTCACGGAACCACGTTCAGGAAGATCAGCAGCCGGCGGAGACAGG ACAAACTGTGGTACTGCCGCCTATCGCCCAATCACAAGATGCTTCACTACGGCGACTTGGAGGACGACGTGGACAACCCGCCCATCGAGACGCTCCAGGAGAAGA TTCCCGTGGCAGACATCAAAGGCTTGCTGACGGGAAAAGACTGCCCCCACATGAAAGAGAACAAAGGCAAACAGAACAAG GAGGTGCTGGACCTGGCCTTCAGCATCACCTACGATGTGGAGGAGTACAGCCTGAATTTCATCGCTCCCTCCAGAACTGAC TTCTGCCTGTGGACGGACGGCCTGAACGTCCTCCTGGGACGGGAGATGAGCAGCGAGTCCATGCACAGCGAGCTGGAGATCCTCCTCTCTATGGAaatcaagctccgcctcctggacCTGGAGAACGTGCCCATCCCGGACAGCGCGCCGCTCGTCCCCAAACCGCCGAGCAACTTCAACTTCTGCTACGACTTCAGCCAGACGGAGCAGTAG